One part of the Sebastes fasciatus isolate fSebFas1 chromosome 8, fSebFas1.pri, whole genome shotgun sequence genome encodes these proteins:
- the LOC141772706 gene encoding NACHT, LRR and PYD domains-containing protein 12, which translates to MDKAAVLTHILKKSDDTSTLLGGELPVCVIRNNKYISPLTSEAQATDRNVEDSSPSLDGAIHTALCGETRSVVLVGPEGSGKTTALEKLVVGWAKKEHLQNFAYVFHFRFRDLNSLDGTLSLETLMLHRHGHIPPESVPLVLQKPEDVLLVFDDLDQCKHSLDPSAHTLCSDPSQAASLSCLVASLLHGSLLKGAAFVVATRPTGGLKFLSGTRVEVLGFLKPQREAYFQQFFTDPALANKARMHMERTLGFYDFCTTPRFCWTVCSVYKSLMDAGATLPETLTQLYVGILVHLVQTLSLNDARSRELVSALGKIASHCSLDQHSSCTKEEMDSFGFQQFLTSVGVFLRVDGDQSDRRVFSFHSQLMQDFLLAVSFFLDKSEGVEEMLEKHKGRAKFLDVFLSGLSEPLQHGPLETLLGRLNSDQIMDFKCWFKSSSEETLKGCYKDKHHRCFHLLHQAQNESLVKEIVTPSARIGISYGDLSLQDCAALNYVVTCLGEMEQLNLYRTRNLTEEQAEMLAPTMSISHKIMLLDCTLSTGAVRHLASALSRGLTKKLDLSQSRLGDEKFKILCAGLRDCKLHTLELHVCTLTEAICGDLVSVLTSGTSQLCVLDLRFNQIGDQGLIKLCKALHSPLCKLQELKLQSCDLSAASMEALSAALSSGQSELRIVNLTQNKIGDRGAEALCKSLQHPLCKLQSLNFFDNGLTGACCPHFMEALMSEHCSLSELDLSVNELGQEGALLLCRALSRPGCPIEKLGLIRCELTQSVFKELSSVLRSGTSQLKSLLVGLNAVEDQGVKHLWDAIAHPSCLLEELDVEMTGLTDACVEDLCAAIRASKTLKNLELRNNSLTNASVPALVEVMQDSHNMLEMSLRYNDFGEEVFDMLDECDKITY; encoded by the exons ATGGACAAAGCCGCTGTGCTGACTCACATCCTGAAGAAGTCAGATGACACATCAACACTTCTTGGTGGAgagctgcctgtgtgtgtgataagAAACAATAAGTACATATCCCCGCTGACTTCTGAAGCTCAGGCGACAGACAGAAATGTGGAAGACAGCTCGCCCTCCCTTGATGGTGCCATCCACACCGCTCTGTGTGGTGAAACCAGATCTGTGGTACTGGTTGGCCCAGAGGGATCAGGTAAAACCACGGCTCTGGAGAAGCTGGTAGTGGGCTGGGCAAAAAAAGAGCACCTTCAGAACTTTGCCTATGTTTTCCATTTCCGGTTCAGGGACTTAAATTCTCTAGATGGGACGCTCTCTTTGGAGACATTAATGCTGCACCGTCACGGTCACATCCCTCCTGAGTCCGTGCCTCTAGTTCTGCAGAAGCCTGAGGATGTGTTGTTGGTTTTTGATGATCTGGATCAGTGCAAACACAGCCTGGACCCCTCTGCCCACACCCTCTGCTCCGACCCCAGCCAGGCGGCCTCGCTGTCCTGTTTGGTGGCCAGTTTGCTTCACGGGTCGCTGCTGAAAGGAGCTGCCTTTGTGGTGGCAACCAGGCCGACAGGAGGTCTGAAGTTTCTGAGTGGCACCCGGGTGGAGGTGTTGGGTTTTCTGAAGCCACAAAGAGAAGCCTACTTTCAGCAGTTCTTTACTGACCCGGCTCTTGCCAACAAAGCACGAATGCACATGGAAAGGACTTTAGGCTTTTATGACTTCTGCACCACCCCAAGGTTTTGTTGGACAGTTTGTTCTGTCTACAAGTCTCTGATGGATGCTGGAGCAACACTTCCTGAGACGTTAACTCAGCTGTATGTGGGCATCCTGGTTCACCTGGTTCAGACGCTCTCGCTGAATGACGCCCGCAGCAGAGAACTAGTCTCGGCCCTCGGCAAGATCGCGTCTCATTGCTCCCTGGACCAGCATTCAAGCTGCACCAAAGAGgaaatggattcctttggtttccAACAGTTTCTCACCTCAGTTGGTGTTTTCTTGCGAGTAGATGGAGACCAGTCAGATAGACGTGTCTTCTCCTTCCACTCCCAACTGATGCAGGACTTCCTCTTGGCCGTGTCTTTCTTTCTGGACAAGTCTGAGGGTGTGGAGGAGATGTTGGAAAAGCACAAAGGCCGTGCAAAGTTTCTGGACGTCTTCTTGTCAGGACTCTCAGAGCCACTTCAGCATGGACCACTGGAGACCCTGCTGGGGCGGCTGAACTCTGATCAGATCATGGATTTCAAATGCTGGTTTAAAAGCAGCTCAGAGGAGACGCTGAAGGGATGCTACAAAGACAAGCACCACCGCTGCTTCCATCTGCTTCATCAAGCTCAAAACGAGAGTTTGGTGAAAGAGATCGTCACCCCCTCGGCACGGATCGGCATCAGCTACGGAGATCTGAGTCTCCAGGACTGTGCAGCTCTGAATTATGTCGTCACGTGCCTCGGTGAGATGGAGCAGCTGAATCTGTACCGTACGAGGAATCTGACGGAGGAACAAGCAGAGATGCTGGCTCCAACTATGAGCATATCGCataagataat GTTGTTAGACTGCACCTTGAGTACTGGGGCTGTCCGTCATCTGGCCTCAGCTCTCAGCAGAGGACTCACCAAGAAGTTGGATCTCTCTCAAAGCCGCCTCGGAGATGAGAAGTTCAAAATTCTCTGCGCTGGACTCAGAGACTGCAAGCTGCACACATTAGA ACTTCATGTATGCACACTGACAGAGGCGATCTGTGGAGATCTGGTGTCCGTCCTGACCTCAGGCACttctcagctgtgtgtgttagACTTGAGGTTTAATCAGATCGGAGACCAGGGCCTCATAAAACTGTGCAAAGCGCTGCACAGTCCACTCTGCAAACTGCAGGAGCTCAA gcTACAAAGTTGCGACTTGTCTGCTGCATCGATGGAGGCGTTATCAGCAGCTTTGAGTTCTGGCCAATCGGAGTTGAGAATAGTGAACCTGACACAAAACAAGATTGGTGACAGAGGAGCGGAGGCTTTGTGCAAGTCCCTGCAACACCCACTTTGCAAACTGCAGAGCCTCAA TTTCTTTGACAACGGGTTGACAGGTGCATGCTGTCCTCATTTCATGGAGGCCTTGATGTCAGAGCACTGCTCTCTGTCAGAGCTGGACCTGTCAGTGAATGAATTGGGCCAGGAGGGAGCGCTGCTGCTCTGCCGAGCCCTCAGTCGACCTGGATGTCCAATAGAAAAGCTCGG CTTGATACGATGCGAGTTAACCCAGTCGGTGTTCAAGGAGCTGAGCTCAGTGCTGAGAAGTGGCACCTCTCAACTCAAGTCCCTGCTTGTAGGTTTAAACGCAGTAGAAGACCAAGGGGTTAAACATCTTTGGGATGCTATTGCACATCCAAGCTGTCTGTTGGAGGAACTGGA TGTTGAGATGACCGGTTTGACGGACGCCTGCGTCGAGGACTTGTGTGCTGCAATAAGAGCCAGTAAGACTCTGAAGAACCTGGAGCTGAGAAACAACTCACTAACTAACGCCTCCGTCCCAGCCCTCGTCGAAGTCATGCAGGACAGCCACAACATGCTGGAGATGAG CCTGAGGTACAACGACTTCGGTGAAGAAGTTTTCGACATGTTGGATGAGTGTGATAAAATAACGTACTGA
- the LOC141772708 gene encoding keratin, type II cytoskeletal 8-like — protein MSLRSKYSSRPGLRTSSGGFSSLSLGSYSIPKISTAANKTITAVTVNKSLLVPMTIDIDPNVQVVRNQEKEQIKGLNNRFVSFIDKVRCLEQQNKMLETKWKLLQGQTSAPSNIDPMMKSYIANLQKQLDILNNDKYRLDMESNAMHDNVYTYKTNYEDEINQRSDAENEFVLLKKDVDAGYMSKVDLDDGLSVLSDEYKFLMALYDEELRELQESMKETSVVVQMDNSRGLNMDQIVAEVKAQYESIAARSREEAESWHKTKFDQMTAEAGQYGSKLQSTKGEISELNRMINRLQNEILAVKAQRTSLDGQVVEVEQRGEAAVLDAKARIRDLELALQRAKQDMALQVREYQELMNTKLALDIEISTYRKLLEGEEERLGQASIVNIQTVPTKTVQVDNLLTQRSNTVLIQTVDSSDA, from the exons ATGAGTTTGAGGAGCAAGTACAGCAGCCGCCCAGGACTACGCACGTCTTCAGGGGGCTTCAGTAGCCTGTCCCTGGGATCCTACTCCATCCCCAAGATCAGCACCGCGGCTAACAAGACGATTACAGCCGTGACCGTCAACAAGAGCCTGCTTGTCCCCATGACGATAGACATCGACCCCAACGTACAAGTTGTGCGCAACCAGGAGAAAGAGCAGATCAAGGGTCTCAACAACCGCTTCGTCTCATTCATTGATAAG GTAAGATGCCTGGAGCAACAGAACAAAATGCTGGAAACCAAGTGGAAGCTGCTGCAGGGACAGACCTCAGCCCCCTCCAACATTGACCCCATGATGAAGTCCTACATCGCCAACCTGCAAAAGCAGCTGGACATCctcaacaatgacaaatacagacttgACATGGAGAGCAATGCCATGCACGACAACGTGTACACCTACAAGACAAA CTATGAGGATGAGATCAACCAGAGGAGTGATGCGGAGAATGAGTTTGTCCTGCTCAAGAAG GATGTGGACGCAGGCTACATGTCCAAGGTGGATCTAGACGACGGTTTGTCTGTTCTCAGTGATGAATACAaattcctcatggctctgtatGACGAG GAGCTGCGTGAGCTGCAGGAGAGCATGAAGGAGACGTCTGTGGTGGTGCAGATGGACAACTCCCGCGGCCTGAACATGGATCAGATCGTGGCCGAGGTTAAGGCTCAGTACGAGAGCATCGCCGCTCGCAGCCGCGAAGAAGCTGAAAGCTGGCACAAGACCAAG TTTGATCAGATGACTGCTGAGGCCGGTCAGTATGGCAGTAAGCTGCAGAGCACCAAGGGAGAAATATCTGAACTCAACCGAATGATCAACCGCCTGCAGAATGAGATCCTGGCTGTAAAGGCACAG CGCACCAGCCTTGACGGGCAGGTAGTCGAAGTGGAGCAGCGTGGGGAGGCAGCCGTGCTGGACGCCAAGGCTCGCATCAGGGATCTGGAGCTAGCTCTGCAGAGGGCCAAGCAGGACATGGCTCTGCAGGTCAGAGAGTACCAGGAACTCATGAACACAAAGCTGGCCCTGGACATAGAGATCTCCACCTACAGGAAACtgctggagggagaggaggagag ACTTGGACAGGCCTCTATTGTCAACATCCAAACAGTTCCCACCAAAA CCGTCCAGGTTGACAACCTCCTGACGCAAAGGTCAAATACGGTTCTCATCCAGACAGTGGACTCATCAGATGCCTAA